In the Diprion similis isolate iyDipSimi1 chromosome 2, iyDipSimi1.1, whole genome shotgun sequence genome, one interval contains:
- the LOC124416503 gene encoding uncharacterized protein LOC124416503, which produces MAEDLTRRSRDRLQDISIKLEQSHLVYLQTDDSPLKLQQRQKLEGFIKEFLCLVPNDNKYEFQETADILNRSAATVQDFSGYRACNAWNAIALYAANLLAQPWRKEYKNLKTYSGYYKHEVDVNLIGAELMFELMGYRHAALGELILEGPIDPDKVSNVSRDAIVAFVECQILKQIWESVSQNFTISWLEVLEFRENHVGTPEQAIRALNYRFLEKVHHNRVKTANYRDYRQIPSNTIDLISATPYNFPVNNYNTYTTPYQTAYKYLEDNNVPQMNLQYFQPVDYNSGNRFSIYGHPKTDSKYFGGINANEYCPPVPNHPTGVPTGQLIELDPPTPVINYQKKDNKKIANTIPHYKPDFDEADTGQGQIGDGSNYEYAKVEKKTLKSPVGGPEKDSFSSWDFVYRNLESLGYSKDLGDREDVLHKRESDLYRFRQKPFKDSSNYQEEKYAQNHLDQRKVRSNFEGLDRLATNGRAGNEEVSFPPKKKSSFDDLNKELRDRTYQERYNFIDRDKKYSQTLPNQHKKRSTEIDRVAKVSDSMRNLDINQQDIENQKETKWQCSTCTYLNTFGKDICEMCGKSRRKGNEDKPLASGGKECPQCTLVNEKNVSNCDACGASLKDSPTYI; this is translated from the exons GTTTTATCAAAGAATTCCTATGCCTTGTACCGAACGACAACAAATACGAATTCCAAGAGACAGCTGATATACTCAACAGATCCGCTGCAACTGTACAAGATTTTAGTGGGTACAGGGCCTGTAATGCTTGGAATGCGATTGCCTTGTATGCTGCTAACTTGCTTGCTCAACCTTGGAGAAAGGAATACAAGAATTTGAAG acTTACAGTGGATATTACAAACACGAAGTTGATGTCAATCTGATTGGAGCGGAACTCATGTTCGAGTTGATGGGCTATAGACATGCAGCCCTAGGGGAATTGATCCTGGAAGGTCCAATTGATCCAGACAAAGTCTCCAATGTTAGTCGAGACGCGATTGTGGCCTTTGTTGAGTGCCAG ATACTAAAACAGATCTGGGAGAGTGTATCTCAGAATTTTACCATTTCATGGCTTGAAGTGTTGGAATTTAGAGAAAACCATGTCGGAACACCTGAGCAAGCAATACGTGCGTTAAATTACAGATTTCTTGAAAAGGTGCACCACAATCGTGTAAAGACTGCAAATTACAGAGACTACAGGCAGATACCGTCAAACACTATCGATTTGATATCTGCCACTCCTTACAATTTCCCTGTGAATAATTACAATACTTATACAACTCCTTATCAGACTGCATACAAATATTTGGAGGATAATAATGTGCCGCAGATGAACTTACAGTATTTTCAACCGGTCGATTACAACTCTGGTAACAGATTCAGTATTTACGGGCATCCTAAAACTGACAGCAAGTATTTCGGCGGTATTAACGCGAACGAATATTGCCCGCCTGTACCCAACCATCCTACTGGGGTACCGACAGGCCAATTGATAGAGCTGGATCCACCAACGCCAGTTATCAATTACCAGAAGAaggataacaaaaaaatagcaaaCACAATTCCCCATTATAAGCCCGATTTCGATGAAGCAGATACCGGCCAAGGGCAAATTGGAGATGGAAGTAATTATGAATATGCTAAAGTCGAGAAGAAAACATTGAAATCACCCGTTGGAGGTCCTGAAAAAGATTCGTTCAGTAGTTGGGATTTTGTCTATAGAAATTTAGAAAGTCTTGGCTATTCGAAGGATTTGGGAGACAGGGAAGATGTTTTGCATAAGCGAGAATCTGATTTATATAGGTTTCGGCAAAAGCCGTTCAAGGACTCGTCGAATTATCAGGAGGAGAAATATGCTCAGAATCATTTGGATCAACGGAAGGTCCGCTCCAATTTTGAGGGACTCGACAGATTGGCTACTAACGGCAGAGCCGGCAATGAAGAAGTGTCATTTccacctaaaaaaaaatcctcattCGACGACTTGAACAAGGAACTTAGAGACCGAACATATCAAGAACGATACAACTTTATTGACAGGGATAAAAAGTATAGCCAAACCTTGCCCAATCAGCACAAAAAACGGTCCACCGAAATCGATCGTGTTGCAAAAGTAAGCGATTCTATGCGAAACCTTGACATAAACCAGCAGGATATTGAAAATCAGAAAGAGACTAAGTGGCAGTGTTCTACGTGCACTTATTTGAATACTTTCGGCAAGGACATTTGTGAAATGTGCGGAAAGTCGAGGCGAAAGGGTAACGAAGATAAGCCACTTGCCAGCGGAGGCAAGGAGTGCCCGCAATGTACTCttgtaaatgagaaaaatgtttctaaCTGTGATGCGTGTGGAGCTAGTTTAAAAGATTCTCCAACATATATATAA